From a single Rhabdothermincola sediminis genomic region:
- a CDS encoding pyridoxamine 5'-phosphate oxidase family protein, producing the protein MSLDPSDLSDGVRLFLEERRLGTLTTLRPDGSPHVVAIGFTWDGAAGIVRVITFASSRKAANLRANPRSRAAVCQVDGGRWITLEGTATVTDDPARVSEAVRRYAERYQPPRPRDDRVAIEIEVDRVLGRA; encoded by the coding sequence GTGTCCCTCGACCCTTCCGACCTCTCCGACGGTGTGCGGCTGTTCCTCGAGGAGCGCCGGCTCGGCACCTTGACGACCCTGCGACCGGACGGGAGCCCGCACGTGGTGGCCATCGGGTTCACCTGGGACGGGGCCGCGGGGATCGTACGGGTGATCACCTTCGCGTCGAGTCGCAAGGCGGCCAACTTGCGAGCGAACCCCCGGTCACGCGCCGCGGTGTGCCAGGTCGACGGCGGCCGGTGGATCACGTTGGAAGGGACGGCCACCGTGACCGATGATCCGGCCCGGGTGAGCGAGGCGGTCCGCCGCTACGCCGAGCGCTACCAACCTCCCAGACCGCGCGATGATCGGGTGGCCATCGAGATCGAGGTCGACCGGGTCCTCGGTCGGGCATGA
- a CDS encoding glycosyltransferase, with amino-acid sequence MTALALVVAGWIGGWVLFWRLPRLTAPETGSGSGRRSGHLDCSVIVPARNEERSLPTLLRSLEAQLPPPREIIVVDDRSEDSTRSVAACFPRVTVLAGEPAPPGWTGKSWACWQGARVACGRVLVFVDADVSFGPGALARVVASCEARGGLFSIVPYHRVLRAYEQLSAPFSVVAVMGTGAAGLARGQVHGAFGPCLACSRADYVALDGHRGVRSEIVEDVALAARFETAGLPVDVVGGGRLLSYRMYPSGPGQLVEGWSKNMAAGARSVPWGRRLLIAAWVGASLVPLQLLVQAAQTGSAATTVAAVAAWAGLAIQQRVMLAQLGSFRWWVPALHPLVTLFFVAVFVRSAWLTLVRRRVRWRGRDVPISARGERQVGY; translated from the coding sequence GTGACCGCTCTCGCTCTGGTCGTCGCCGGATGGATCGGCGGGTGGGTGCTCTTCTGGCGGTTGCCCCGCTTGACCGCACCGGAGACCGGGTCGGGATCGGGCCGCCGATCTGGACACCTCGATTGCAGCGTCATCGTGCCGGCGCGCAACGAGGAACGATCGCTTCCCACCCTCCTGCGGTCACTCGAGGCGCAGCTCCCCCCTCCTCGGGAGATCATCGTGGTCGACGACCGGTCCGAGGACTCGACCCGCTCCGTCGCCGCCTGCTTCCCCAGGGTGACCGTCCTGGCCGGCGAGCCGGCGCCACCGGGATGGACGGGTAAGTCGTGGGCCTGCTGGCAGGGGGCGCGGGTGGCGTGCGGGCGCGTCCTGGTCTTCGTCGATGCGGACGTGTCGTTCGGGCCCGGCGCGCTGGCGCGGGTGGTCGCGAGTTGCGAGGCGAGGGGTGGGCTGTTCTCGATCGTTCCGTACCACCGGGTCTTGCGCGCCTACGAGCAGCTCTCCGCGCCGTTCTCGGTCGTCGCGGTGATGGGGACGGGGGCCGCGGGTCTGGCCCGGGGGCAGGTGCACGGGGCATTCGGGCCGTGCCTGGCGTGCAGCCGCGCCGACTACGTGGCGCTCGACGGGCATCGGGGCGTGCGCTCGGAGATCGTCGAGGACGTCGCGCTCGCGGCGCGCTTCGAGACCGCTGGGCTTCCGGTCGACGTGGTGGGCGGCGGTCGCCTGCTGTCGTACCGCATGTATCCCTCGGGTCCAGGTCAGCTGGTCGAGGGCTGGTCGAAGAACATGGCCGCTGGCGCTCGTTCGGTGCCGTGGGGCCGGCGCCTGCTGATCGCCGCCTGGGTCGGCGCGTCGCTGGTACCGCTCCAACTGCTGGTGCAGGCGGCCCAGACGGGATCAGCGGCCACCACCGTCGCCGCGGTCGCCGCGTGGGCAGGGCTCGCGATCCAGCAGCGGGTCATGCTGGCGCAGCTCGGGTCGTTCCGATGGTGGGTGCCGGCACTGCACCCGCTGGTCACGCTGTTCTTCGTCGCGGTGTTCGTCCGGTCCGCCTGGCTGACGCTCGTGCGCCGCCGGGTGCGATGGCGGGGGCGTGACGTGCCGATCAGCGCCCGCGGTGAGCGGCAGGTGGGATACTGA
- a CDS encoding cryptochrome/photolyase family protein has protein sequence MPGSEKIAVVWFRRDLRLDDNPAWAAATSERRAVVPLFVLDPRLLDAAGPFRRRQLLASVQALDYDLFEQVGGRLLVRIGDPVVLVPQTVARYQAGALYWNADVSPFAARRDQAVAKALDAPVHTFHGTLVHPPGSILTTKGSLSRVFSAFFKVWRRTPLDPWPAPGDAVVLDHPGQPLPALDGPSPFPEGELEARARLEAFLAIVDHYDADRDRLDRQATSRLSVDLKYGTLSPRTVLDAVGDATAGRESLVRQLAWRDWFAHLLAEIPSLPTREMKPRYAGLAWRDDPVEIAAWKGGFTGIPIIDAGMRELRQTGWMHNRLRMLCASFLVKNLLVDWRIGERHFRHLLVDGDVAQNVGNWQWVAGTGPDAAAFHRIFNPVTQGRRHDPDGSYVRRWVPELAPLDSSQIHAPWEVDPAELARRGVTLGDDYPHPIVDLAESRARALEAYAALGATRS, from the coding sequence ATGCCTGGCTCCGAGAAGATCGCGGTCGTCTGGTTCCGCCGCGATCTACGGCTGGATGACAACCCGGCGTGGGCGGCGGCCACCTCCGAGCGGCGCGCGGTCGTGCCGCTGTTCGTGCTCGATCCCCGGCTGCTGGACGCGGCCGGCCCGTTCCGGCGCCGCCAGCTGCTCGCCAGCGTGCAGGCCCTCGACTACGACCTCTTCGAGCAGGTCGGCGGGCGGCTCCTGGTGCGCATCGGCGACCCGGTGGTGCTCGTCCCGCAGACCGTCGCCCGCTACCAGGCCGGAGCGCTCTACTGGAACGCCGACGTCAGCCCCTTCGCCGCCCGCCGCGACCAGGCCGTGGCGAAGGCGCTCGACGCCCCCGTGCACACCTTCCACGGCACGCTCGTCCATCCACCCGGCTCGATCCTGACCACCAAGGGGTCCCTGTCGAGGGTGTTCAGCGCTTTCTTCAAGGTCTGGCGCCGCACCCCCCTCGATCCGTGGCCGGCTCCGGGCGACGCGGTGGTGCTCGACCATCCGGGCCAGCCGCTGCCCGCGCTCGACGGGCCGTCACCGTTCCCCGAGGGCGAGCTCGAGGCTCGTGCTCGCCTCGAAGCGTTCCTCGCGATCGTCGACCACTACGACGCGGACCGGGATCGGCTCGACCGGCAGGCGACCTCTCGGCTGTCCGTCGATCTCAAGTACGGCACGCTGTCCCCGCGAACCGTGCTCGACGCGGTGGGTGACGCCACTGCCGGCCGTGAGAGCCTCGTGCGCCAGCTCGCCTGGCGGGACTGGTTCGCGCACCTGCTGGCGGAGATCCCCTCCCTGCCGACCCGGGAGATGAAGCCCCGCTACGCGGGGCTGGCGTGGCGTGACGATCCGGTGGAGATCGCCGCGTGGAAGGGCGGGTTCACTGGCATCCCGATCATCGACGCCGGCATGCGGGAGCTGCGCCAGACGGGATGGATGCACAACCGGCTCCGGATGCTCTGCGCGTCCTTCCTGGTCAAGAACCTCCTCGTCGACTGGCGGATCGGTGAGCGCCACTTCCGTCACCTGCTCGTCGACGGTGACGTCGCCCAGAACGTGGGGAACTGGCAGTGGGTGGCGGGCACCGGGCCGGACGCAGCAGCGTTTCATCGCATCTTCAACCCCGTCACCCAGGGCAGGCGCCACGATCCCGACGGTAGCTACGTCCGCCGCTGGGTGCCGGAGTTGGCTCCCCTCGACAGCTCACAGATCCATGCCCCGTGGGAGGTGGATCCCGCGGAGCTGGCCCGGCGGGGGGTGACCCTCGGCGACGACTACCCGCACCCCATCGTCGACCTGGCCGAGAGCCGGGCGCGGGCGCTCGAGGCGTATGCCGCGCTGGGCGCCACCCGGAGCTGA
- a CDS encoding cation diffusion facilitator family transporter — MASSGSRKAILAALLANLGIATAKFIGFLVTRASSMLAESIHSVADSGNQALLLLGGARARRPADDEHQFGYGRERYFWSFIVAQVLFVLGGVFSLYEGIEKLRHPHELESPMWAVGILLVAIALEALSFRTAVVESRPAKRDASWVQFVRRSKSPELPVVLLEDLGALVGLVLALTAIVLAAITGDSLWDGLGTISIGALLLVIAVVLAIEMKSLLIGEAASDEDDHAIRSTIRAHPSVRHLINLRTQHLGPDELLVAAKVEFDGTLTMRELAKAIDAVEEDIRRAVPTARRVFVEPDIRRAIADVSQEIP; from the coding sequence ATGGCCTCCTCCGGCAGTCGCAAGGCGATCCTCGCGGCCCTCCTCGCCAACCTGGGCATCGCGACCGCCAAGTTCATCGGGTTCCTCGTGACCCGGGCGTCGTCGATGCTGGCGGAGAGCATCCACTCGGTGGCCGACAGCGGCAACCAGGCGCTGCTCCTGCTCGGTGGGGCGCGCGCCCGGCGGCCGGCGGACGATGAGCACCAGTTCGGCTACGGCCGCGAGCGGTACTTCTGGTCGTTCATCGTGGCCCAGGTGCTGTTCGTGCTCGGCGGGGTGTTCTCCCTCTACGAGGGGATCGAGAAGCTCCGCCATCCCCACGAGCTCGAGTCCCCGATGTGGGCGGTCGGGATCCTCCTGGTGGCCATCGCGCTGGAGGCCTTGTCGTTCCGCACCGCGGTCGTCGAGTCACGGCCGGCCAAGCGCGACGCTAGCTGGGTGCAGTTCGTGCGGCGCTCGAAATCTCCCGAGCTGCCGGTGGTGCTCCTGGAGGATCTCGGCGCGCTGGTGGGCCTGGTGCTGGCGCTCACGGCGATCGTGCTGGCCGCGATCACCGGCGACTCGCTGTGGGATGGGCTGGGCACCATCTCGATCGGCGCGCTGCTCCTGGTCATCGCGGTGGTGCTCGCCATCGAGATGAAGAGCCTCCTCATCGGTGAGGCCGCGAGCGACGAGGACGATCACGCCATCCGCTCGACTATCCGAGCGCACCCCAGCGTGCGCCACCTGATCAACCTGCGCACCCAACACCTCGGCCCCGACGAGTTGCTCGTCGCCGCCAAGGTGGAGTTCGACGGCACGCTCACCATGCGCGAGCTGGCGAAGGCGATCGATGCCGTCGAGGAGGACATCCGCCGCGCGGTGCCGACCGCCCGGCGGGTGTTCGTCGAGCCCGACATCCGGCGCGCCATCGCCGACGTGAGCCAGGAGATCCCGTGA
- the cobA gene encoding uroporphyrinogen-III C-methyltransferase, which yields MTVYLVGAGPGDPGLLTVRGAELLARAEVVVYDRLSAPSLLELAPPTAELIDVGKAPGRTTWSQAAICELLVDRGMTGALVVRLKGGDPFVFARGGEEAQALLDAGVPFEVVPGVSSAIAVPAYAGIPVTMRYSSTSFTVVTGHEDPAKASEVNWEAVAGVGGTIVVLMGVARLDAIVGRLLAGGLPGDTPAAAIRWGTRPDQHTVRATLATLTEHRLEPPATIVVGAVAGLDLAWFERRPLFGRRIVVTRARRQSPALVTRLRELGAAPIEVPVIDVVDPEDGGRGLRAALERIADYDWLVVTSPNGATRVLAAVRDARVLAPVRVAALGPGTAEALREGNVVADLVPEQFVAEALVDAFPRPTSGDQGRVLIARAAVARAVLPEGLAARGWSVDVVEAYRTVGVPVDEAQRAEVATADAVTFTSSSTVERFVEAVGVDAVPPTVVCIGPVTAATAQACGLRVDAVASEHSLDGLVEALVRHAGGAR from the coding sequence GTGACCGTGTACCTCGTCGGCGCGGGGCCCGGCGATCCGGGGTTGCTCACCGTGCGGGGCGCCGAGCTGCTCGCTCGGGCCGAGGTCGTCGTGTACGACCGCCTGTCGGCGCCGTCGCTGCTGGAGCTGGCGCCACCGACCGCCGAGCTGATCGATGTCGGCAAGGCGCCTGGGCGTACCACCTGGTCGCAGGCCGCGATCTGCGAGCTGCTGGTCGACCGGGGGATGACCGGCGCCCTGGTGGTGCGCCTGAAGGGCGGTGATCCGTTCGTGTTCGCTCGGGGCGGGGAGGAGGCCCAGGCCCTGCTCGACGCCGGCGTGCCCTTCGAGGTGGTGCCAGGGGTGTCGTCGGCGATCGCGGTGCCCGCCTACGCCGGCATCCCGGTGACGATGCGCTACTCGTCGACCTCGTTCACGGTGGTGACGGGCCACGAGGACCCGGCCAAGGCCAGCGAGGTGAACTGGGAAGCGGTCGCCGGGGTGGGGGGCACGATCGTCGTCCTGATGGGGGTGGCACGGCTCGACGCCATCGTCGGACGCCTGCTCGCAGGAGGCCTGCCGGGCGACACCCCGGCCGCGGCCATCCGGTGGGGGACCCGGCCGGATCAGCACACGGTGCGAGCCACGCTCGCCACCCTGACCGAGCACCGGCTGGAGCCCCCGGCGACCATCGTGGTGGGAGCGGTGGCCGGGCTCGACCTGGCGTGGTTCGAGCGGCGTCCGCTGTTCGGGCGGCGCATCGTGGTCACTCGGGCTCGCCGCCAGTCCCCGGCACTCGTCACCCGGCTGCGCGAGCTGGGCGCCGCGCCCATCGAGGTACCTGTCATCGACGTCGTCGATCCCGAGGACGGCGGCCGCGGGCTGCGTGCGGCGCTGGAAAGGATCGCCGACTACGACTGGCTGGTGGTGACCTCGCCGAACGGCGCCACCCGGGTGCTGGCCGCGGTGCGAGACGCTCGCGTCCTCGCCCCCGTGCGGGTGGCCGCGCTGGGGCCGGGGACGGCGGAAGCCCTGCGGGAGGGCAACGTGGTCGCGGACCTGGTGCCGGAGCAGTTCGTGGCCGAGGCGCTGGTCGACGCGTTCCCGCGACCCACCTCCGGCGACCAGGGGCGGGTCCTGATCGCGCGGGCGGCGGTGGCCCGGGCGGTCCTCCCCGAAGGGTTGGCGGCGCGTGGTTGGTCGGTCGACGTGGTGGAGGCCTACCGGACTGTCGGCGTGCCGGTCGACGAGGCGCAGCGGGCGGAGGTGGCCACCGCGGACGCCGTGACGTTCACCTCGTCCTCCACGGTGGAGCGGTTCGTGGAGGCCGTGGGCGTGGACGCGGTCCCGCCCACGGTGGTGTGCATCGGTCCCGTCACCGCCGCCACCGCGCAGGCCTGCGGCCTCCGGGTGGACGCGGTCGCCAGCGAGCACAGCCTCGACGGGCTGGTGGAGGCGCTGGTCCGCCACGCGGGCGGGGCGCGCTGA
- a CDS encoding helix-turn-helix domain-containing protein — translation MTRADDAIREQLEALGQFIRSQRQQAQLSLRDLAARANISNPYLSQLERGLHEPSMRVLKAIAGALNLPLDALLARAGVLGDSGEASAAETERAILADPNLTDEQRQSLLAVYRSYLEANNRRG, via the coding sequence GTGACCCGCGCCGACGACGCCATCCGCGAGCAACTCGAGGCGCTGGGACAGTTCATCCGCTCTCAGCGCCAGCAGGCCCAGCTGTCCCTGCGCGACCTCGCCGCCAGGGCCAACATCTCCAACCCCTACCTCAGCCAGCTCGAGCGCGGGTTGCACGAGCCGTCGATGCGGGTGCTGAAGGCGATCGCCGGTGCCCTCAACCTCCCCCTCGACGCCTTGCTGGCCCGGGCGGGGGTGCTCGGCGACAGCGGCGAGGCCTCGGCCGCGGAGACGGAGCGGGCGATCCTAGCCGACCCCAACCTCACCGACGAGCAGCGCCAGTCCCTGCTCGCCGTGTACCGCAGCTACCTGGAGGCGAACAACCGCAGGGGTTGA
- the hemB gene encoding porphobilinogen synthase encodes MSFPQRRLRRLRRTPTLRRLVAETRVAVDDLVAPLFVREGIDEPQPIRSLPGVVQHTRDSLRKEVRELVSLGIPAAILFGVPARKDAQGSAAWDPDGIVQVALGDLRDEVGDDLVLITDLCLDEYTDHGHCGVLDGAGQVDNDATLELYAEVALAQAGAGADIVAPSGMMDGQVAAIRDALDDAGHHTVAILAYAAKFASALYGPFRDAVDVTIADGGDRRGYQQDPANAREALEEIRLDVLEGADMVMVKPAVPYLDVICRARAEIDLPIAAYHVSGEYSMIKAAGANGWIDATAVALEQLLAIRRAGADLVLTYFAREIAEELAD; translated from the coding sequence GTGAGCTTCCCCCAACGTCGCCTGCGACGCCTCCGCCGGACCCCGACCTTGCGCCGACTGGTCGCCGAGACCCGGGTCGCGGTCGACGATCTGGTCGCGCCGCTGTTCGTGCGGGAAGGCATCGACGAGCCGCAGCCGATCCGCTCGCTGCCGGGTGTGGTGCAACACACCCGGGATTCGCTGCGCAAGGAGGTTCGGGAGCTGGTGAGCCTGGGCATACCGGCGGCGATCCTCTTCGGTGTGCCGGCCCGCAAAGATGCGCAGGGGTCGGCTGCATGGGATCCCGACGGGATCGTGCAGGTGGCGCTGGGCGATCTGCGCGACGAGGTGGGCGACGACCTCGTCCTGATCACCGACCTCTGCCTCGACGAGTACACCGATCACGGTCACTGCGGTGTCCTCGACGGCGCCGGGCAGGTCGACAACGACGCCACGCTCGAGCTGTACGCCGAGGTCGCGCTGGCACAAGCCGGTGCGGGGGCCGACATCGTGGCCCCGTCGGGGATGATGGACGGCCAGGTGGCCGCCATCCGGGATGCGCTCGACGACGCCGGGCACCACACGGTGGCGATCCTCGCCTACGCGGCCAAGTTCGCTTCCGCCCTCTACGGCCCGTTCCGCGACGCGGTCGACGTCACCATCGCGGATGGGGGCGACCGCCGTGGCTACCAGCAGGATCCGGCCAACGCCCGCGAGGCCCTGGAGGAGATCCGTCTCGACGTGCTCGAGGGGGCCGACATGGTGATGGTGAAGCCGGCGGTGCCCTACCTCGACGTCATCTGCCGGGCCCGAGCGGAGATCGACCTGCCCATCGCGGCTTACCACGTGTCGGGCGAGTACTCGATGATCAAGGCCGCCGGCGCCAACGGCTGGATCGACGCCACCGCAGTGGCGCTCGAGCAGCTCCTCGCCATCCGCCGCGCCGGTGCCGATCTCGTGCTCACCTACTTCGCCCGTGAGATCGCCGAGGAGCTGGCCGACTGA
- a CDS encoding inorganic diphosphatase has protein sequence MDEPKLIDVIVEIPKGSRNKYEMDHETGRIRLDRRLFSATVYPTDYGFIPDTLAEDEDPLDALVLLEDPTFPGCLVTARPIGVLWMEDEKGRDAKIICVDPRDPRFRDAADITDLSQDLLAEIRHFFTIYKDLEPEKYSLIADWEGRDAAWAEIEASRARYRH, from the coding sequence ATGGACGAACCCAAACTCATCGACGTCATCGTGGAGATCCCGAAAGGGAGCCGGAACAAGTACGAGATGGATCACGAGACCGGGCGCATCCGCCTCGACCGGCGGCTCTTCTCCGCCACCGTCTACCCGACCGACTACGGGTTCATCCCCGACACCCTGGCCGAGGACGAGGACCCCCTCGACGCCCTCGTGCTGCTGGAGGACCCCACCTTCCCCGGCTGCCTGGTGACCGCCCGGCCGATCGGCGTGCTCTGGATGGAGGACGAGAAGGGTCGCGACGCCAAGATCATCTGCGTGGACCCCCGGGACCCCCGCTTCCGCGACGCCGCCGACATCACCGATCTCTCCCAGGATCTCCTGGCCGAGATCCGCCACTTCTTCACGATCTACAAAGACCTCGAACCGGAGAAGTACTCGCTCATCGCGGACTGGGAGGGGCGGGACGCCGCATGGGCGGAGATCGAGGCATCACGAGCTCGGTACCGGCACTGA
- the lhgO gene encoding L-2-hydroxyglutarate oxidase, which produces MPADADVVVIGAGIVGLATARALRRARPDLAITVLDKETEPGRHQSGRNSGVLHSGIYYRPGSRKARLCASGRAELTAYCEQVGIPVEHCGKVIVATRRNDLEPLHALHERGERNGLRIVRLDRRGLSEHEPHAEALEAIFVPAAGVVDFGTVTRALARDLVASGVELRLGCAVESLDERESQVVVHTSDGELHGRQVANCAGLYSDVLARRAGLEPAVRIVPFRGEYVELLPERAHLVRHLIYPVPDLRFPFLGVHLTRGIDGRVHGGPNAVLALAREGYRWRDRSIRHVSHLASDPAVWRLALRYWRTGLHEIARSVSRRLLVRDLRRLVPDIGAQDLTPAPSGVRAQAVDDRGCLVDDFAIEVTPRAVHVLNAPSPGATASFAIGTWLASVVLDGHRPPEATGISPASG; this is translated from the coding sequence ATGCCCGCCGACGCCGATGTGGTGGTGATCGGAGCCGGCATCGTCGGCCTGGCGACGGCGAGAGCGCTGCGACGGGCCCGACCGGACCTCGCGATCACGGTCCTCGACAAGGAGACCGAGCCGGGCCGGCACCAGAGCGGGCGCAACTCGGGCGTGCTGCACTCCGGCATCTACTACCGGCCCGGCTCCCGCAAGGCCCGGCTGTGCGCGTCCGGTCGGGCCGAGTTGACCGCGTACTGCGAGCAGGTCGGCATCCCGGTCGAGCACTGCGGGAAGGTCATCGTCGCCACCCGGCGTAACGACCTCGAACCGCTCCACGCCCTGCACGAGCGCGGTGAGCGCAACGGCCTGCGGATCGTCCGGCTCGACCGGCGGGGCCTGTCCGAGCACGAGCCGCACGCCGAAGCCCTCGAGGCGATCTTCGTCCCCGCGGCGGGTGTGGTCGACTTCGGCACGGTCACCCGGGCCCTGGCGCGGGACCTCGTGGCGAGTGGGGTGGAGCTCCGGCTGGGCTGCGCGGTCGAGTCGCTCGACGAGCGGGAGTCCCAGGTGGTCGTGCACACCAGCGACGGCGAGCTGCACGGCCGGCAGGTCGCCAACTGTGCCGGGCTGTACAGCGACGTGCTGGCCCGCCGGGCCGGTCTCGAACCAGCCGTGCGGATCGTGCCGTTCCGGGGCGAGTACGTCGAGCTGCTCCCGGAACGGGCCCACCTCGTCCGCCATCTCATCTATCCCGTCCCGGACCTGCGCTTCCCGTTCCTGGGGGTCCACCTCACCCGTGGGATCGACGGACGGGTGCACGGCGGCCCGAACGCGGTGCTGGCACTCGCCCGCGAGGGCTACCGGTGGCGCGATCGGTCGATCCGCCACGTGTCCCACCTCGCCTCCGACCCCGCGGTGTGGCGCCTCGCGCTCCGGTACTGGCGCACCGGCCTCCACGAGATCGCCCGCTCGGTCAGCCGGCGGCTGCTGGTGCGCGATCTCCGGCGGCTGGTCCCCGACATCGGGGCCCAGGACCTCACCCCCGCGCCCTCGGGGGTACGAGCGCAGGCGGTCGACGACCGAGGCTGCCTCGTCGACGACTTCGCCATCGAGGTGACCCCTCGCGCTGTCCATGTCCTGAACGCGCCCAGCCCCGGCGCCACCGCTTCGTTCGCCATCGGCACCTGGCTGGCCTCGGTGGTCCTCGACGGCCATCGACCACCCGAGGCGACCGGCATCTCCCCCGCCAGCGGTTGA
- a CDS encoding WhiB family transcriptional regulator yields the protein MTEERSSMVRLPPATDDWMELAACKGKTGLFFGIAGERPERRARREASARRVCAACPVIAECRATARANRENGFWGGESEEERAAAGFPPRSISRRAVQEAASRGIAS from the coding sequence ATGACCGAGGAGCGAAGCTCGATGGTCCGGCTGCCACCGGCCACCGACGACTGGATGGAACTCGCCGCCTGCAAGGGCAAGACCGGCCTGTTCTTCGGCATCGCGGGTGAGCGACCGGAGCGCCGGGCCCGTCGCGAGGCCTCGGCGCGGCGTGTGTGCGCGGCATGCCCCGTCATCGCGGAGTGCCGGGCCACCGCTCGGGCCAACCGGGAGAACGGCTTCTGGGGCGGCGAATCCGAGGAGGAGCGCGCCGCGGCGGGATTCCCTCCCCGCTCGATCAGCCGCCGCGCGGTACAGGAGGCGGCGAGCCGGGGGATCGCCTCCTAG
- a CDS encoding ABC transporter ATP-binding protein, whose amino-acid sequence MTASNTTAPPPVLASIAARTIDATKVYGKGETAVCALDRVTIEFARGRFTAIMGPSGSGKSTLMHCIAGLDQLSAGRALIGEVDLSQLNEKQLTILRRDTIGFIFQAFNLVPTLTAGENITLPMDLAGRKPDRSHVDTVIATLGLGDRLHHRPSELSGGQQQRVAVARALASKLQIVFADEPTGNLDSRSGAELLAFLRRAVDELAQTIVMVTHDPTAAAHADHVVFLADGRIVDSMDAPTAERVLDRMKRFGE is encoded by the coding sequence GTGACCGCGAGCAACACGACTGCGCCCCCGCCGGTCCTCGCGAGCATCGCCGCCCGGACCATCGACGCCACGAAGGTCTACGGGAAGGGTGAGACCGCGGTGTGCGCGCTCGACCGGGTGACGATCGAGTTCGCACGAGGCCGCTTCACCGCCATCATGGGGCCGTCCGGATCCGGCAAGTCGACGCTGATGCACTGCATCGCCGGCCTCGACCAGTTGAGCGCAGGGCGCGCGCTCATCGGTGAAGTCGACCTGTCACAGCTCAACGAGAAGCAGCTCACCATCCTCCGGCGCGACACGATCGGTTTCATCTTCCAGGCGTTCAACCTGGTGCCGACCCTCACCGCCGGCGAGAACATCACCCTGCCGATGGACCTGGCCGGCCGCAAGCCCGACCGGTCCCACGTCGACACCGTGATCGCCACGCTCGGTCTCGGCGATCGCTTGCACCACCGCCCGAGCGAGCTCTCGGGAGGCCAGCAGCAGCGGGTCGCGGTCGCCCGGGCCCTCGCCAGCAAGCTACAGATCGTCTTCGCGGACGAGCCGACGGGCAACCTCGACTCGCGGTCCGGGGCCGAGCTGCTCGCATTCCTGCGACGGGCCGTCGACGAGCTCGCACAGACCATCGTGATGGTGACCCACGACCCGACCGCGGCAGCGCACGCAGACCACGTCGTGTTCCTGGCCGACGGGCGCATCGTCGACAGCATGGATGCCCCGACCGCGGAGCGGGTGCTCGATCGCATGAAGCGCTTCGGTGAGTGA
- a CDS encoding TetR/AcrR family transcriptional regulator, with amino-acid sequence MKAPVQVPTDGRSARATRTRAAIVEALLTLLDEGHLQPTATRIAQRAGISQRLIYHHFGDLEALYRAAAERQAERMAAMVQHIPSELPFEERLARFVLERSRVLESMTPVRRASLLQEPFSPALRRARAAFNQRSEQRIVAVFGHELDRLDHEQRATTLAALAAAGGWACWDALRSTGRTIEQARAVMLLTYTRLLAG; translated from the coding sequence ATGAAGGCGCCCGTGCAGGTCCCCACCGACGGCCGGAGCGCTCGGGCGACCAGAACCAGAGCGGCGATCGTCGAGGCGCTGCTGACCCTGCTCGACGAAGGCCACCTGCAACCAACGGCCACCCGCATCGCCCAACGAGCCGGCATCTCGCAACGCCTGATCTACCACCACTTCGGCGATCTCGAAGCCCTCTACCGCGCCGCCGCCGAGCGCCAGGCCGAACGCATGGCCGCCATGGTGCAGCACATCCCTTCCGAGCTGCCCTTCGAGGAGCGCCTGGCCCGGTTCGTGCTCGAGCGCAGCCGGGTGCTGGAGAGCATGACGCCGGTGCGGCGCGCATCGCTGCTCCAGGAGCCCTTCTCCCCTGCGCTGCGCCGGGCCAGGGCGGCGTTCAATCAACGGAGTGAGCAGCGGATCGTGGCGGTGTTCGGCCACGAGCTCGATCGGCTGGACCACGAGCAACGGGCCACCACCCTGGCCGCCCTGGCGGCAGCCGGAGGCTGGGCCTGCTGGGATGCGCTGCGCAGCACCGGACGCACCATCGAGCAGGCCCGCGCCGTCATGTTGCTGACCTACACCCGTCTCCTGGCCGGCTGA